AAACAACAAGATGACTCACACTATCCTAAATGCTACTAATTGACTAGCTAGCTACTTTTAACTAGcgccatttatttttttgacctTGTCGCATGAGTGCACCGACACCGAACCAGAAGCTGTTGAGCAAGGTGAAATTGTTCTGGATCAGCGTGGATGACGGGTTGCAGGGATGCGGGTTGTACCACTCGTAAGGGGTGAACCTGATGATGGAAGGACCAAACCAATCAAGGAGAGCGGAGAAGAACGAAATGCAATGCCAAGCCATGTGATTACCTGGCGATGACAAAGAGCACGCAGCTGACGCCGGTGCAGGCCAGCAGGACGTACATCCAGATGTCGGGCGACAGCGGGTTGAGGAAGGAGAAGACGCCCGGGTTGGTGCCGTTGGGTTTGCGGTACAGGATGCTGATGCCCAGCGTCATGAAAGGTTTGGAGAAGTCAATCACCTTCTCGCGCACGTACGTGATGGTCAGCGGTGCCACCGCCAGGTCGGCCACCTGAGATCAAATATGGCTTCTCTAGCGCTCCCGACTTCTTATTGGTGGCGTCAATAAGAAAAGTGCGGATTTGACCGCGCCCTCACGTGGTCGATGAGCTCCCGCACCATGCCGTTCCACTCGCCCTTGTCGTTCTGGGCTCCGTACTTGCCGTCGGCCACCAGGCGGACCTCGTAGGTGAAGCCCAGGATGTTGGAGAGCTCCTTGAGGAGGTCCAGGCAGTAACCCTCGAAGCGGTCGTTCCCGACCAGGTCCTTGTCGGATTTCTTGTGCATCACGTACGGGTTCTCCTGAGAAGACAAACTCGTCACGTTCTGTCCTGTCCTTCTTGCACTTCCTCCTCACCAGGATGGTGGTGACAATCAGCGTCCTGTTGGCCAGCGAGTCGGTCACGTTGTTATTGGCCGTTGACTTCTCGACCAGGTTTATTCCTTTTACCGAGCTCCACGTGGCGATCTGGACGGGGAGAGAAGTGGAATTCTTTTCAGCTCTGGATTATGTGTTTATTTCTGTCGTGCAAGGTGGCAGTGAATACAAATAAGTGTGGAGAAGAGCATTCATGCAATGTACGATGGGTGTGAGACTGTGAATGAGCGTATGCCGGCAATAatccacacacacttgcacacacacaatacacacgCACAGAGGGGATCAGGCATGTGACAGCTGGACCCTAAAATCCCGCCTCAGCTGCTAAAGAGCAAAATCACTGATGCGATAAACGCTAAGCACGTTAAACAAGTCAGAAAGTAACACTTGGCTGTACAGGAAGAGCACGACCATATTAGGAAACAAACCTTGATCCATCTTTTGGTGAGGCGACTCACGCCCTCCACGACACCCTGAGTGGACAAGATGTGAGTTAGCATGACAGCGCTAACATGTTGCAATGGATCACCAGAGCAGGCGGACCCATTCACTCACCCTTGTGGTGCCGTCTTCTTTCAAGCTGATGATATCCAAGTCAAATTCCCGCCTCAGGCCGTCGCTCTTGTCGAGGACGATGCGGCCTGTCAGGCCGTCCCACTGCGCCTACGGGATGAGGCAGCAAAGTGCTTGACTTCTTTTACACGTGCAGAAATGTCTGTCCAGTAGTCCAAGTGCATGAATATGTCATCTCTGGAGCGCCGTACCTCCTTGAAGAGGTTCATGTACCGAGGTCCAAAGCGCCAAGGCTTATGTCTGTGACACTGCAGAGAGCTGACGGTCATCTGAGTGGCTCGCTGGGACGCCACAGACACCAGGAACACGGCGTCGTACATCAACGCCGCGTCAGTCTGTGATGAACGCATTCAAAATGTGAGATGATATACCGCCACAATCTGAATTCGGTGTATTTTCTTACAGTCATGACGCCGTCCATGAGTCCACCGTCTTGCTTGGGCCCCTGCAGCCTCTCCATGGCCCACTTGTCCAAGGTGGAGGCCACCCAGGGGTCGTCGATGTTGAGCAGCCTGAAGCCCGTCATGTTGACCCCGCTGTAACGGTACGGCTCCAAGTCCAACGCAAACAGGTCCTATACCCAGTAGGAAGTAGCATAGTAGTAGTTAGCAAGCTAACCTGCATGGATCTGGGATCCTTTCGTGCTTGCATACATATAATTGACTCACCAAAGTAGTGAAGAAGAAATGGTAGTACTCTGTCATCATTCCCATGGACGAAAGCTGCAAAACGTGGTGAGAGGCCTGCTTGAAGAGCTCTGACAACAAATTGATTATAAATCCATACATGCGGTGTTATTTTGAGACCTGTTTGAGGAGTTCCGAGGCCATGCTGTAGGAGCAATCAAAGAGGATGAAGAACTCTTTGTCCTTCTTGAGCTCTTTGAGCAGAGGCCTGGCGTCCTGGCTGCTGGGCGTCAGCTGGCGGATTTTCATCTTCAGGTTCAGCTTGGCGGGAGCTTTGATCAACTCCTGCATGCGCATCAGACCTACACAACAAATGTTTTTCGAACTCCACTAGCGTATAGTGTAAAACGCCATTACGTACCGGTGCTGTCCTGGTAGACAACGGTGAGCTTCTTCCATTTGAAGAAGGTGACAACGTCCAGCACGGCCCTGGCGACTGCTCTGTACTCTGGGTACAGGTTGATGAAGAAGGTGTCCCGGTTGTCCACCGACGGGTGCTTCCACCGTGTTTGGATGTGCGGAACTTCCAGAGCGTTGCAGATGGACTGAACCGCGCTCACGGATGAACTGTGAGATGGACCGAATACGGCCACCACGCCAAGGGAGAGCTGGTCGCACACTTAACAAAGCAAAAGGACAAGTTAGGTCTGGTCCTTGTTAGTTTGCTTATTGCCACTAGAGGGCATGATTTCACAGTAGTACTGCACTTACACTGATTTAACCATTTTTGGGGCGACTGAAATGGATgaatacaattaaaataatttgataATCCAGTGTTACAAAATGTTGGTGTTACCTCTGCGGGAGGCCTCGAAGCCATCTTTGGGGTTGATGCGTTGGATGTCGTAGGTGAGCGTGACGTTGGGCATCAGTGTCttattcctgt
The Syngnathus typhle isolate RoL2023-S1 ecotype Sweden linkage group LG15, RoL_Styp_1.0, whole genome shotgun sequence DNA segment above includes these coding regions:
- the grik1a gene encoding glutamate receptor ionotropic, kainate 1; amino-acid sequence: MDAMDLLVLVVPVLLFHTWLVEAQVLRIGGILETRERELVSLDELAFKFAVNNINRNKTLMPNVTLTYDIQRINPKDGFEASRRVCDQLSLGVVAVFGPSHSSSVSAVQSICNALEVPHIQTRWKHPSVDNRDTFFINLYPEYRAVARAVLDVVTFFKWKKLTVVYQDSTGLMRMQELIKAPAKLNLKMKIRQLTPSSQDARPLLKELKKDKEFFILFDCSYSMASELLKQLSSMGMMTEYYHFFFTTLDLFALDLEPYRYSGVNMTGFRLLNIDDPWVASTLDKWAMERLQGPKQDGGLMDGVMTTDAALMYDAVFLVSVASQRATQMTVSSLQCHRHKPWRFGPRYMNLFKEAQWDGLTGRIVLDKSDGLRREFDLDIISLKEDGTTRGVVEGVSRLTKRWIKIATWSSVKGINLVEKSTANNNVTDSLANRTLIVTTILENPYVMHKKSDKDLVGNDRFEGYCLDLLKELSNILGFTYEVRLVADGKYGAQNDKGEWNGMVRELIDHVADLAVAPLTITYVREKVIDFSKPFMTLGISILYRKPNGTNPGVFSFLNPLSPDIWMYVLLACTGVSCVLFVIARFTPYEWYNPHPCNPSSTLIQNNFTLLNSFWFGVGALMRQGSELMPKALSTRIVGGIWWFFTLIIISSYTANLAAFLTVERMDAPIDSADDLAKQTRIEYGAVRDGSTMTFFKKSKISTYEKMWAFMSSRKNTALVKNNREGITRVLTTDYAMLMESTSIEYISQRNCNLTQIGGLIDSKGYGVGTPIGSPYRDKVTIAILQLQEEGKLHMMKEKWWRGNGCPEEDNKEANALGVENIGGIFIVLAAGLVLSVFVAIGEFIYKARRNADIEEAFCFFYGVQSRQFQRRGSTSSSGTSLSTDLESGRLLGDDTE